In Spirosoma pollinicola, the genomic window CAATATCACGTTCATGCCTTGCGTGGCTGGAAGACCAGCCTGTTTGCCAGCGGCTCTGAGCGTGTTGACTTACTCAATTACAAAGATTATGGATAAGGACTTGCAGGGAAAAACAGCCCTGATAACCGGAGCGGCTTCGGGCATTGGCCAGGCCGTTGCCTTACTTTATGGCCAGCATGGGGCCAATGTAATGCTATCAGACGTAAATGAAACCCTTGGGCTGGAAGTAACCGAACAGGTGAAAGCCCTGGGCGCAAATGCTCAATTTTTCAAAGCCGATGTAAGCGACCCGGTTCAGTGCCAGCTACTAATTCAGGAAACCGTTTCGGCATTTGGTCAACTGGATATAGCCTGTAACAATGCGGGCATTGGTGGCGAACTGAACCTGACCGCCGATTACTCGATCGAGGGCTGGCAGCATATTATCAACGTCAATCTGAACAGTGTATTCTATTGTCTCAAGTATGAACTGGAGGCCATGCTGAAACAGAACATCAAAGGGGCCATTATTAATATGGCATCCATTTTAGGGCAGGTGGGCACGGCTATGTCGCCGGGTTATGTGGCCGCCAAGCATGGCATAGTGGGTCTAACGCAAACGGCAGGTATTGAATATGCGGCTTCGGGCATCCGTATCAATGCCGTTGGCCCAGCCTACATCAACACGCCTTTGTTAAGTCAACTGTCCGACGATGTTAAACAGATGCTTATCGGTATGCACCCCATCGGGCGACTGGGTCGTTCAGAAGAAGTGGCTGAACTGGTTCTCTGGCTGTCGACGGATAAGGCTTCGTTTGTTACTGGTTCGTATTACCCGATTGATGGCGGGTATCTGGCGAAGTAAGGAAGTGACCATCCCATTTTACCACTCCCAACCCCCTCCTAAAACAGGAGGGGGCTTTGCCGAGGGGGAGCTTGTTATTGTTTTTACTCGTATTTTTTATAAGGAAGAGACTTGTTTACTTTCCTATAAAGGCAGGCGAAAACTTTAAAATAACTACCCCTTGGTATAGCCCCCTCCTGTTTTAGGAGGGGGTTGGGGGTGGTAGAATGGGGTGATCTCTTCCTAAAACCTTAACGCCAGTCCCATACCTAAACCACTACTGGCCGGAGCAAGCTGAAGGCTTGTGGCTGGGCGCTGATTATACTGATCTGCTGCCCGCCGGAACTGTAGGGTGGCCCGGTGACCAAGCCATACCGACGCTAACCCAACCAGAATACCACCGCCCACCAGAGCCGCCCCAACACGATGATCTGGGCCGCGACCGTCTAAACGGCCATCGTTGTTTGTTGACGCATTCGGATCATTTCCCGGTCCGTCAATAAACCGACCGTGCCTGAACATACCACCCCGATTAGCAAAAGCGACTCCAACACCTACACCAATAAATGCAGCAGCAGTAACCCCTGTAACGGTAGACCAGGTGCGCAGTGAACGCCCGCGGTCAAAGCTGGTGAGCGCATCGGGTTGAAGCCGCACTACTGACTCTGTTTCTGTCAGACTTAGGCGTTGCCCACTGGCATCCACAAAATGATGCGTTAGGAAACGACTCTGATAACGAAGTGTCGACAAGCCCACGGCGCTGTTCACTACGCTCGAAACGCCCCCCTTCCCCACAGTAACGGTTACAGTTTGGGCTGTGCCAGCACCCGTTGCCGGAGCCGATTGACTCTCAAACGAATCCTTTGTCCCGTTGGCATACTTGATAAGCAACACATCGCGGATGGGAGCCGTATAAATGGGGCCATCGGGATTATCCGTTTTGCGATATTTTAAATCCTGCTGATTCACTTCGAGGACTTTAGCGGGAATTTCTCCACCAGTACGAAGAATGATATTGTCCTGAGCATAAGTGAACGTGGCCGTCAGCAGAGCGACCAGTGAGGTGAGTACACGCATGGAACGTTTCGGTTTTACGGTTAAACGGAACTATATCCGGTTTGTAGAAAGGGATACGAGTTTGACCATCGAAACGTTGCGAAAAAGAAACCAAATAAATATATATTTTTAAGGCTAACGTTATTTAATGTCAGTAGTGCCGCTAACCAATTAGTAGCCAATTCCAGTGCCTTAGGCTACGAATAGACAAACTGGTTCAGCACCAGCCAGTACTGCAGATTTCGGTCATGAGCTCTTTTAAGGCCATAAACTCTGCTGGTTTGATCAGAGATGAGTTGGCTTCTGCTACGTACATACGCAAAAAGATACCCGCCGGGGCAGACAGTTCCTACTGATTTATCGTTCGCACACATTAATCAGGCAAAAGTCCCGGTACGTTAGAAAAGCACCTC contains:
- a CDS encoding SDR family NAD(P)-dependent oxidoreductase; this translates as MDKDLQGKTALITGAASGIGQAVALLYGQHGANVMLSDVNETLGLEVTEQVKALGANAQFFKADVSDPVQCQLLIQETVSAFGQLDIACNNAGIGGELNLTADYSIEGWQHIINVNLNSVFYCLKYELEAMLKQNIKGAIINMASILGQVGTAMSPGYVAAKHGIVGLTQTAGIEYAASGIRINAVGPAYINTPLLSQLSDDVKQMLIGMHPIGRLGRSEEVAELVLWLSTDKASFVTGSYYPIDGGYLAK